In the genome of Triticum urartu cultivar G1812 unplaced genomic scaffold, Tu2.1 TuUngrouped_contig_4709, whole genome shotgun sequence, one region contains:
- the LOC125528209 gene encoding vegetative cell wall protein gp1-like, producing MADPLLPPPSPSRPDRQPPTSPWSSCAHCAAPPDPASTDLGNHAGVPFHELSRRDPTTSWSGPTLLLQQLDGGELRSLLHRGRELRSRAHRISRLGAGDMLSCSSPSVLASTIPAPQLPATAPPFPPGEKPSGEATATARHSSNRTTVPPRDAGLHGSGLASPRVRPQPLPGDAPPKSGEIDATPSHHHPSAPPTVVPISPPFSSKPSPVDPAACASYHRSWVASRNTSTSSVTPAPLCTPSTGYHPWFSVVFYLLFVEVEVLADQFNAVLVTK from the exons ATGGCCGACCCTCTCCTCCCCCCACCTTCTCCCTCCCGCCCCGACCGCCAACCTCCAACGTCGCCCTGGTCGTCTTGCGCCCATTGTGCTGCCCCTCCCGACCCCGCGTCGACGGATCTGGGCAACCACGCCGGCGTGCCCTTCCACGAGCTTTCCCGGCGCGACCCCACCACGAGCTGGTCTGGCCCGACCCTGCTACTTCAACAACTAGACGGTGGCGAGCTCCGTTCTCTCCTGCATCGGGGTCGCGAGCTCCGTTCACGGGCTCACCGGATCTCACGATTGGGCGCTGGCGACATGCTCTCCTGCTCGTCCCCCAGTGTCCTCGCGAGCACTATACCAGCCCCTCAGTTGCCGGCCACAGCGCCCCCATTTCCCCCAGGTGAGAAACCGTCGGGAGAGGCAACTGCCACGGCGCGCCACTCCTCCAATCGCACAACGGTCCCACCCCGCGACGCCGGACTCCATGGCTCTGGCCTCGCCTCGCCCCGGGTGCGGCCACAGCCCCTGCCCGGTGACGCCCCTCCCAAATCTGGCGAGATCGACGCCACGCCGAGCCACCACCATCCGAGCGCGCCGCCCACTGTCGTCCCTATCTCACCCCCCTTCTCCAGCAAACCTTCTCCGGTGGATCCTGCCGCGTGTGCAAGCTACCACAGATCCTGGGTTGCCTCTAGAAACACGTCGACGTCCAGCGTGACTCCAGCACCCCTGTGCACTCCCTCAACAGGCTATCATCCATG gTTTAGCGTTGTGTTTTATCTGCTATTCGTTGAAGTGGAGGTCCTGGCAGATCAATTCAATGCAGTTTTGGTCACAAAATAA